Genomic window (Streptomyces sp. TG1A-60):
TACTCGACGCCGGAGGGTGAGCGGAAGCGGGTCCCCTTCTTCAGGACCATCGCCTCGTCGGGGTTCTCGTTCTTGACCCGCATGCCGCCGCCGGCCCGTTCGACCTCGCCGTCCAGCAGTTCGTAGCGGGCGGTGCCGCCTGCCACCAGGATTCTGCCGGAGGGGAGTTGGGCGTGGCCGGCGCAGAAGAAGTCCACGGGGGTGGGGATCTTCTTGTAGGTGTTCTTCACCGGGTCCCACAGAACGGTGTCGAAGGAGCCCCTGTCGAACTTCTTCTGCTCGTTGCCCGACCCGGCGACGATCAGCACCTTGCCGGTGTGCAGCAGGGCCGCGTGAATGGCGTTGGTGCGGAAGTCCTTGGGGATGTCGACCTGGGCCCAGGAGCCGTAGCGGGCCTGGTAGCCGGGCTGGGCGATCTTCCACTCGTGGTACCGCTCCTGCGCGAACCCGACGGCGGCCGGGGCGTTGAGGCCGGCGAGCAGCGCGACGGCGCCGACACCGAGCAGTTTCTTCCTGGTCTTCTTCGAGAGCTGGTGGGCCATGGCCTAGTTGCCTCCCGTCGGAGAGCCGGAGACCGAGGGGGCGGATGTGGGCTGGGTGGCGAGCGCGGGTTCGTCGCCGTCGACGAGCCGGGCCGCGACGGTCGCGCCGGCCGGCCGTCCCGCCCGGTAGGCGGCGCTCGCCCCGGGGTCCCGGTGCCGGGTGAAGGCCCACACCCCGACGGGTGCGAGCGAGATCGCCATGGCGAGGAAGGCCCAGGTCCGCATGGCCACATGGCTGTGGCCGCGTACGAACGACGCGGTCAGGGACGACCCGAGCACCGCCGTCCAGAACAGGTGGATCCGGAAGGTCAGCAGCCGGTCGGGGCTGGCGTCGCGGCCCTTCGGGGTGACGACGAAGCGGCAGGGCAGCCGGAGCAGTGCGGCGCCCAGGGACCTCAGGTAGATGGGCGCGGAGAGCGCCGACATCGCCATGCCGGCGAGCCCGCCCGACCCCTCCGGTTCGTGCGGCGAGACGTTGTGCCTGCGGTTCCACAGGTACAGCCCCACCTGGAGGGCGGCGGCATCGCTGTAGAGCATCAGCCAGACGGAGGCGGTGACCTGCGTTCCGGACGCCCCGAACCACAGGAAGAGCACACAACTGACGATGCCCAGCAGCCAGTTGACGGAGGTCATCGGGTAGTAGACGAGCATCAGCGTGTACGAGAAGAGGCGGCCCCAGGGCATCGTGAGGGGCGCCTTCCAGTACTGCTTGAAGAGCGTCTCGTAGGTACCGCGCGACCAGCGCGTCTGCTGGGTGAAGAAGTCGGTCCAGGAAGCGGGGCCCTCGCCGACGGCGAGCACGTCGGGCGTGTACACCGACCGCCAGTACTTGCGCGTCCCGGGGTTCCGGTGCCGGTGCAGTTCGAAGCCGGTGGCCATGTCCTCGGTGATGGAGTCGTGCAGTCCGCCGACCTGTTTCACGGCGGCGACGCGTACGGCGTTGTTGGTGCCGACGAACATGGGGGCCCGGTAGCGGTTGCCGGCGCGCTGGATGAGCGCGTGGAAGAGGAACTGCTGCGATTCGGCGGCCTTGGTGACGGGGGCGGTGTAGTTCCCGTACACCTGCGGTCCGACGACGAAGGCCACGTCCGGGTCCCGGAAGTAGCCCAGCATCCGCTCCAGGAAGTTCGGCAGCGGTACGTGGTCGGTGTCGACCGAGGCGAAGAACTCGTACGCGTCGCCGTGCTTGGCGATCCACGCGTTGTAGTTGCCGTGCTTGGTGCGGGCCCTGTGGACGCCCTTCGGACGGTTCCACCCGGGGACGCCTTTGCGGGTGAAGTGCCGTACGCCGAGCTCCGCGCAGAGGGCCTTGGCCTGGTCGTCGTCGCCCTCGTCGAGGAGCCAGACGTCGAGGTGGCCGGTGTGCCGCAGCCGGGTGGCGCCCTCCAGGGTGGCCCGGACCATGGAGAGGGGTTCCTTGCCCGGCACGTACGTGGTGAGGAAGGCGACGCGGGTGCCGGGTTCGGGGACGACCGGGACCGGGTCACGGGCGACCATCGTCGCGTGGGCGATCGACACGACGTTGACGACCATGAACAGCTCGATCAGCCCGATGGACACGAGCATCGTGATGTCGAGCCCCACGAGCCACGTGTCCACGCCCTCGCGCTCCACCCAGTGGGCGGGCCAGACCAGGTAGACGAGCAGGGCGCCGGTCAGCAGAGGAGCGAGTGTCATCAGCAGGACGGCGCGTATTCGGTGCGGCTCTTTCGAGAGGAGCTTGGTGTACTGCACCCGGTACGCGGATCCGGACGGCTCCGTGAGCGGTCCGGCGAGTCGGCTGTGGGTGTCGTAGTCGTAGCCCTCCGGCCGCACAGCGCCCTCCAGTGATCGAACTAGTCGATACCTATACAAAAAGGGCGATTTGCGAGCGTGTCGAACTGAGGGGGGCCGAACGGCGGGTGAGGGTGCCCTGGGGACGCAGCTGCGGTTGACGGGCGACCGCGGGCGGATCAGGGCCGCTCGCGGTCGCCCGCACACAGGCACTCCCGAACTGTCAGGCGCCCCCGAGGAACCGCTCCACGGTCTCCACCTTCGAGGTGAGGCCGTCCGACACGCCGGGGCGGATGTCGGCCTTGAGGACGAGCGAAACCCTCGGCGCCCGATCCTCCACCACGGCGACCGCGCGCCGTACGACGTCCATCACCTCGTCCCAGTCCCCCTCGACGGAGGTGAACATCGCGTCAGTCCGGTGCGGCAGGCCCGACTCGCGGACCACCCGGACGGCGTCGGCGACGTACTCCCCCACGTCCTCGCCGACGCCCAGCGGGGTCACGGAGAAGGCGACGATCACGCGTTCACGGTCCCTTCCTCGCCGGGGCGGGCCGTGATCGCCGCGTCGACCGCGTCCTCGGCCTCGCGGCGCAGCCTGCGGTCGGCGAAGAAGCCGCCGGTGGGCACGACGGAGAGGGCGAAGTAGAGCGCGGCGGTCTTCAGGGACCACTTCGCGCGGTTCCAGGCGTCGGCCCAGAAGACCAGGTACAGGATGAAGAGGACGGCGTGGACCCAGCCCATCACGGGCACCGCGTTGAACTCCGTGGTCCGCTTCAGCACCGAGCAGACGAGCAGCAGCAGGAAGGAGACGGCCTCGGGGGCGGAGACGAGGCGCAGGCGGCGGAGGGCGGAAGCGGTCTTTATGTCCACGGGGTCACCTTCGGTGGGGTCGGCGGGGCGGGTCGTCGCGTCGCGTGTCGGTCTTTGTGAACAGAAGCACAAGCGCGTCCATTCTGGCATCCGTCAACCTTCCGACGGTCTAGGGGTCCCTTCAGGGTCGAGATCCCCCTCCGGGCCCTGTCCTGTCCCCCATGGGCCGGTTACCGTCACCACGTGGCAATGTTCCGACTTCAAGGCAGCAAGGTGCTGGCCGTCGACATGACCGGGGACGCCGTGAAGGCGAAGAACGGCTCGATGGTCGCGTACGACGGTCAGATGACGTTCAAGAAGCTGAGCGGCGGCGGTGAGGGCCTGCGCGGGATGGTGACGCGGCGCCTGACCGGCGAGCAGATGACGTTGATGGAGGTGACGGGGCACGGGACCTGCTGGTTCGCGGACCGGGCCTCCGAGATCAACCTCGTGAGTCTTCAGGGGGACAAGCTGTACGTGGAGTCGAGCAATCTGCTCGCGACGGACTCCGGCCTGCGTACGGGCACGACCTTCACGGGGCTGCGCGGCGCCTCGCAGGGCAACGGCCTGTTCACCACGACCATCGAGGGCCACGGCCAGGCGGCGCTCATGTCCGACGGCCCGGCAGTGGTGCTGCGGGTGAGCCGCCAGTACCCGCTGACGGTGGACCCGGGGGCGTACATCGCGCATCAGGGCGATCTCCGGCAGTCCTTCCAGTCCGGTGTGACGTTCCGCACGTTCATGGGCGAGGGTGGCGGCGAGGCCTTCCAGATCCGCTTCGAGGGCGACGGACTGGTCTACATCCAGCCCAGCGAGCGCAACACGGTGGCGGGAGACGTGTGACATGGCCTTCCGTGAGATCAACTCGAAGATGGTCGAGGCGACACTGTCGCCGGGGCAGCGGCTGTTCAGTCAGCGCGGCGCGATGCTCGCCTACAAGGGCGAGGTGTCCTTCACGCCCAACATCCAGGGCGGCCAGGGCGGCATCGCGTCGATGATCGGCCGCCGGGTGGCGGGCGAGGCGACCCCGCTGATGACCGTCGAGGGCAGCGGCACGGTCCTGTTCGGACACGGTGGCCACCACATCCAGGTGATCAACCTGACCGGCGAGACCCTCTACGTCGAGGCCGACCGTCTGCTCGCCTTCGACGGCACCCTCCAGCAGGGCACGATGTTCATGGGCTCACAGGGCGGCGTCATGGGCATGGTCCGGGGCCAGGTGACGGGTCAGGGCCTGTTCACCACCACCCTGCGGGGTCACGGGGCGGTCGCCGTCATGGCGCACGGCGGCGTGATCGAGGTTCCGATCACCCCCCAGCGCCCGGTCCACGTGGACCCACAGGCGTACGTTGCGCACCACGGCGACGTACGCAACAAGCTGTCCACCGCGCTCGGCTGGCGCGACATGGTGGGCCGGGGCTCCGGCGAGGCGTTCCAGCTGGAGCTGAGCGGCAGCGGCGCGGTGTACGTCCAGGCCTCGGAGGAGAAGCTGTGAGCATGTACGGGGCTCCGGGCGCCGGCCCGACCGTCCACGACCCGATGACGCTGCCGTCCGACGACAACGTCGACCACTACACCTTCTGCGTGGAGCTCAAGGGGAGCCAGTGGTTCCTGCAGAAGGGCAAGATGATCGCCTACTACGGCCAGATGGAGTTCAACGGCATCGGACACGGCCGGCTGGACCGTCTCGTCCGTACGTCGTTCCATTCGCCTCTGCACGCCAGCGACTGGGTCGTCGCCGAGGGATCCGGCAAGATGCTCCTCGCCGACCGGGCCTTCGACGTCAACTCCTTTGACCTCGAAGACGGCAACCTGACCATTCGCTCGGGCAATCTGCTCGCTTTTCAGCCAAGTCTCGCGCTCAAGCAGTCGATCGTGCCGGGCTTCCTGACGCTGATCGGAACGGGCAAGTTCGTGGCGGCCTCCAACGGCCCGGTGGTGTTCATGGAACCCCCGATCCGGGTCGATCCGCAGGCCCTGGTCGGATGGGCCGACTGCCCCTCACCGTGCCACCACTACGACCACGGTTACATGACGGGCGTGATGGGCGGCCTACGTGCGATGACGGGCCTCGGCGGCGCCTCCGGCGAGGAGCACCAGTTCGAGTTCGTCGGAGCGGGCACGGTGCTGCTCCAGTCCTCCGAGACACTCATGGCCGAGCAGGCCATGGGCACGGTTCCGCACGAGCCGGGAGTACCCGGCGGGGGTGGGGCACCCGGTCACCCCGGTCCGCAGGGCGGATCACCGCGCTTTCCCGGACAGCTGGGGGACCTCCAGCGCCGCTTCGGGCTGTGAGCGGTAGTCTGCGGAGTGTGACATCGAACGTGTGCACGTTGTCACGCTCCGACCCGGACGAGCCGCACCACCCGAAACCTCACTAGTTCGCCTTTCAACTTTTTAGGTAGACTTCATTCATGGAGACCGAGACGGCCACGCGCTGGCTGACCGATGCGGAGCAGTGCGCCTGGCGCACTCATCTGGACGTCAACAGGCTGCTGACGCACCAGCTCGAAAGGGATCTGCAGCCGTTCGGCCTGACAATGAACGACTACGAGATCCTGGTGAACCTCTCCGAGTCGGAGGGCCGGCGGATGAGAATGAGCGACCTCGCCGCCGCCACCCTTCAGTCCAAGAGCCGGCTCTCGCACCAGATCACCCGCATGGAGAACGCGGACCTGGTGCGCCGCGAGCACTGCGAGTCCGACCGGCGCGGGCTGTTCGCCGTGCTCACGGAGCACGGCATGGAGACGATGCAGCGGGTCGCGCCGCACCATGTGGCCTCCGTGCGGCGGCACTTCATCGATCTGCTGCCGGTGGAGGCACTGGACGAACTGCACATGTCACTGACGCCCATCGCCGAGCATCTGCGGGCGCATCGCGGCAAACCGTAGCGCTCCGCTGCGTTGGCCGGAGGACGGGGGCTACGGGGCTACGGGCCGGATCGTGGCCGCGGGCTCGTCGTCGCTGGGCGCGCGGTTCCCCGCGCCCCTTGGGTGAGCGGGGGTCACAGGGCGGCCGACCGGGGTGCCGGGGGATTCAGAGGCAGTCTCAGGTCGAACGAGGCTCCTCCGCCGGGGGCGTCGGTGACTGCCAGGGTGCCGCCGTGGCGGACGGCGATGTCCCGGGCGATGGCGAGGCCGAGGCCGGCGCCGCCGTCGTCGCGGGCTCGGGATTCGTCGAGGCGGACGAAGCGTTCGAAGACGCGTTCGCGGTCGGCCCGGGGAACACCGGAGCCGTCGTCGACGACCTGGAGGATCACCCAGTCGGAGGTGGTCCGCAGGGTGACCGCGACACGGTCACGGGCGTGCCGAGCGGCGTTGTCCAGGAGGTTGCCGAGGATCCGGCAGACCTGGTTGCGCGAGCCGCGCAGCACCACGGACTCGACGCCGTCCAGCGTCACACCCTCCCGCGAGGACACCTCTTCCCGCACGACCTCCGCCAGGTCGAACCGCGCGTCGGGCGGTGGCCGCTC
Coding sequences:
- a CDS encoding cellulose synthase catalytic subunit produces the protein MRPEGYDYDTHSRLAGPLTEPSGSAYRVQYTKLLSKEPHRIRAVLLMTLAPLLTGALLVYLVWPAHWVEREGVDTWLVGLDITMLVSIGLIELFMVVNVVSIAHATMVARDPVPVVPEPGTRVAFLTTYVPGKEPLSMVRATLEGATRLRHTGHLDVWLLDEGDDDQAKALCAELGVRHFTRKGVPGWNRPKGVHRARTKHGNYNAWIAKHGDAYEFFASVDTDHVPLPNFLERMLGYFRDPDVAFVVGPQVYGNYTAPVTKAAESQQFLFHALIQRAGNRYRAPMFVGTNNAVRVAAVKQVGGLHDSITEDMATGFELHRHRNPGTRKYWRSVYTPDVLAVGEGPASWTDFFTQQTRWSRGTYETLFKQYWKAPLTMPWGRLFSYTLMLVYYPMTSVNWLLGIVSCVLFLWFGASGTQVTASVWLMLYSDAAALQVGLYLWNRRHNVSPHEPEGSGGLAGMAMSALSAPIYLRSLGAALLRLPCRFVVTPKGRDASPDRLLTFRIHLFWTAVLGSSLTASFVRGHSHVAMRTWAFLAMAISLAPVGVWAFTRHRDPGASAAYRAGRPAGATVAARLVDGDEPALATQPTSAPSVSGSPTGGN
- a CDS encoding MTH1187 family thiamine-binding protein; amino-acid sequence: MIVAFSVTPLGVGEDVGEYVADAVRVVRESGLPHRTDAMFTSVEGDWDEVMDVVRRAVAVVEDRAPRVSLVLKADIRPGVSDGLTSKVETVERFLGGA
- a CDS encoding DUF3817 domain-containing protein, producing the protein MDIKTASALRRLRLVSAPEAVSFLLLLVCSVLKRTTEFNAVPVMGWVHAVLFILYLVFWADAWNRAKWSLKTAALYFALSVVPTGGFFADRRLRREAEDAVDAAITARPGEEGTVNA
- a CDS encoding AIM24 family protein; its protein translation is MFRLQGSKVLAVDMTGDAVKAKNGSMVAYDGQMTFKKLSGGGEGLRGMVTRRLTGEQMTLMEVTGHGTCWFADRASEINLVSLQGDKLYVESSNLLATDSGLRTGTTFTGLRGASQGNGLFTTTIEGHGQAALMSDGPAVVLRVSRQYPLTVDPGAYIAHQGDLRQSFQSGVTFRTFMGEGGGEAFQIRFEGDGLVYIQPSERNTVAGDV
- a CDS encoding AIM24 family protein, which translates into the protein MAFREINSKMVEATLSPGQRLFSQRGAMLAYKGEVSFTPNIQGGQGGIASMIGRRVAGEATPLMTVEGSGTVLFGHGGHHIQVINLTGETLYVEADRLLAFDGTLQQGTMFMGSQGGVMGMVRGQVTGQGLFTTTLRGHGAVAVMAHGGVIEVPITPQRPVHVDPQAYVAHHGDVRNKLSTALGWRDMVGRGSGEAFQLELSGSGAVYVQASEEKL
- a CDS encoding AIM24 family protein produces the protein MYGAPGAGPTVHDPMTLPSDDNVDHYTFCVELKGSQWFLQKGKMIAYYGQMEFNGIGHGRLDRLVRTSFHSPLHASDWVVAEGSGKMLLADRAFDVNSFDLEDGNLTIRSGNLLAFQPSLALKQSIVPGFLTLIGTGKFVAASNGPVVFMEPPIRVDPQALVGWADCPSPCHHYDHGYMTGVMGGLRAMTGLGGASGEEHQFEFVGAGTVLLQSSETLMAEQAMGTVPHEPGVPGGGGAPGHPGPQGGSPRFPGQLGDLQRRFGL
- a CDS encoding MarR family transcriptional regulator, which codes for METETATRWLTDAEQCAWRTHLDVNRLLTHQLERDLQPFGLTMNDYEILVNLSESEGRRMRMSDLAAATLQSKSRLSHQITRMENADLVRREHCESDRRGLFAVLTEHGMETMQRVAPHHVASVRRHFIDLLPVEALDELHMSLTPIAEHLRAHRGKP